In Fibrobacter sp. UWH6, the following are encoded in one genomic region:
- a CDS encoding OmpA family protein, protein MNKKILALGILAASMSFAAEADVASQPSPTASEVCEAALQDTKASAPANAISAKLTLAHAYGTLNELKAVEIDDLNSEQIPPLAAKCQKYVEIAKMQAETQTLRNHIAENWQKRAATNRSIEAIQEQIANARSGKMSSLAADLEAEKARLAQSNEDAKRQQERLQAEMQQNQEKFQAEAAAQEAALKAASEREAELQKQQAELQKKLAEEQAALEAEKKALAEERAKAEARQQDAMNKLNELQSKLIQVSKDARGIILSMSDILFDVNKATLKSDLKTSLAKVAGILSVYQQFNVSIEGNTDNTGSEEHNMKLSQQRADNVMNFLVEQGIEAGRLTAKGLGMSMPIADNSTKEGRQKNRRVDLVIQDKALQAQ, encoded by the coding sequence ATGAACAAGAAAATTTTAGCACTGGGTATTCTGGCTGCATCCATGAGTTTTGCCGCCGAAGCTGATGTCGCAAGTCAGCCCTCCCCCACCGCTTCCGAAGTTTGTGAAGCCGCCCTCCAGGACACCAAGGCTTCTGCACCGGCAAACGCTATTTCTGCAAAGCTTACCCTCGCCCACGCCTACGGCACCCTCAACGAATTGAAGGCTGTAGAAATTGACGACCTGAATTCCGAACAGATTCCCCCATTGGCCGCTAAGTGCCAAAAGTACGTCGAAATCGCCAAGATGCAGGCCGAAACCCAGACCTTGCGCAACCATATCGCAGAAAACTGGCAGAAACGCGCCGCCACAAACCGCTCCATCGAAGCCATCCAGGAACAGATCGCCAACGCCCGCAGCGGCAAGATGTCTAGCCTGGCCGCCGACCTCGAAGCAGAAAAGGCCCGCCTAGCCCAGTCTAACGAAGATGCCAAGCGTCAGCAGGAACGTCTCCAGGCAGAAATGCAGCAGAACCAGGAAAAGTTCCAGGCAGAAGCTGCAGCCCAGGAAGCCGCCCTGAAGGCCGCCAGCGAACGTGAAGCGGAACTGCAGAAGCAGCAGGCCGAACTCCAGAAGAAGCTGGCCGAAGAACAGGCCGCCCTGGAAGCCGAAAAGAAGGCTCTTGCCGAAGAACGTGCCAAGGCTGAAGCCCGCCAGCAGGATGCCATGAACAAGCTGAACGAACTCCAGTCCAAGCTGATCCAGGTATCCAAGGACGCCCGCGGCATTATACTTTCTATGTCCGACATCCTGTTTGACGTGAACAAGGCCACCCTCAAGTCCGATTTGAAGACCAGCCTGGCCAAGGTCGCCGGTATTCTCTCCGTATACCAGCAGTTTAACGTGTCTATCGAAGGTAACACCGACAATACCGGTTCCGAAGAGCATAACATGAAGCTCTCTCAGCAGCGAGCCGACAACGTGATGAACTTCCTGGTCGAACAGGGTATCGAAGCCGGCCGTCTGACCGCCAAGGGCCTGGGCATGAGCATGCCTATCGCCGACAATTCCACCAAGGAAGGCCGCCAGAAGAATCGCCGCGTTGACCTGGTTATCCAGGACAAGGCCCTGCAGGCTCAATAA
- a CDS encoding DUF4398 domain-containing protein, with translation MKAKVIVCSLSLAAFAALTGCAGNHGPLNNSIGKTEATMAVARENSVNPTATASATAKIDSARVLKEAGEDEQAQVLLEQSELELLLAIATSERDAAKAEDQKVEADLRADVERKLLYQSILDKETNKEGAAK, from the coding sequence ATGAAGGCTAAAGTTATAGTATGCAGCCTAAGCCTGGCTGCTTTCGCCGCACTCACAGGATGTGCAGGAAACCATGGTCCACTGAACAATTCCATAGGTAAGACCGAGGCCACGATGGCTGTGGCCCGCGAAAACAGCGTCAACCCCACCGCCACTGCAAGCGCCACCGCCAAGATTGATTCCGCCAGGGTTCTAAAAGAAGCCGGCGAAGATGAGCAGGCTCAGGTTCTTCTTGAACAGAGTGAACTTGAATTGCTGTTGGCAATTGCTACTAGCGAACGCGATGCCGCCAAGGCCGAAGACCAGAAGGTTGAAGCCGATTTGCGAGCCGACGTAGAACGTAAGCTCCTCTACCAGAGCATTCTCGACAAGGAAACCAATAAGGAAGGAGCAGCCAAGTAA
- a CDS encoding RICIN domain-containing protein: MNRIFVSAFVSGLFFLSSGAFAKVDYHLNKVANPSDDELDAYEHIAAAMDSAVYMYNKYTHMTKHIEVYYNTGVQTADASYNGTMRFGSNRSYMKVRTAMHEMGHTMGMGTTSEYTAMLKDGVFQGETAQAKLKELTGDPTAVLKGDSQHFWPYGLNYDSELHSEEDLIIHCQIVEAMYQDIFKEKFFMEARVRYMSDDKCMGITASNGLEMMDCSAAGTVAKIWSIGDSPVTYRFEFGDRVIDVPNESTAAGVVLSTYSWNAGAHQRYVLESAPVGNSNAYYLQNYKSKLYLLPSEKNVVQDERSRSIESGVWVLDQVEEGSTGGDTLVADTSTTDTTVVDPSEKDSSNVESIGQSAGRVVAKPLNVMLTSRSFDVMGRSVKKNRKQEKFRIVF; this comes from the coding sequence ATGAATCGAATTTTTGTTTCGGCCTTTGTTTCGGGCCTTTTTTTCTTGTCGTCCGGGGCTTTCGCCAAGGTGGATTATCACCTGAACAAGGTGGCGAATCCGTCTGACGATGAATTGGATGCCTACGAGCATATTGCTGCCGCCATGGATTCCGCGGTGTACATGTACAACAAGTACACCCATATGACCAAGCACATCGAGGTCTATTATAACACGGGTGTGCAAACCGCCGACGCCAGCTATAACGGCACCATGCGCTTCGGATCGAACCGCTCCTACATGAAGGTGCGCACGGCCATGCACGAAATGGGTCACACCATGGGTATGGGCACCACCAGCGAGTACACCGCCATGCTTAAGGACGGCGTCTTTCAGGGCGAAACCGCACAGGCCAAGCTGAAGGAACTGACGGGGGATCCCACCGCCGTTCTCAAGGGCGATTCCCAGCATTTCTGGCCATACGGTCTGAATTACGATTCAGAACTTCACTCCGAAGAGGATTTGATTATCCATTGCCAGATTGTAGAAGCCATGTACCAGGACATCTTTAAGGAGAAGTTCTTTATGGAGGCCCGCGTAAGGTATATGTCCGACGATAAGTGCATGGGCATTACGGCAAGCAATGGCCTTGAGATGATGGACTGCTCCGCCGCTGGAACGGTGGCGAAAATCTGGAGCATCGGGGACAGCCCCGTTACCTACCGTTTTGAATTTGGCGACCGCGTCATTGACGTGCCTAATGAATCCACCGCGGCAGGCGTCGTTCTGAGTACCTATTCCTGGAATGCCGGTGCCCATCAGCGTTATGTGCTGGAATCTGCGCCGGTAGGCAATTCTAACGCTTATTACCTGCAAAATTACAAGAGCAAGCTTTACCTGTTGCCGTCCGAAAAGAACGTTGTCCAGGACGAACGTAGCCGCAGTATTGAATCTGGCGTCTGGGTGCTTGACCAGGTGGAAGAAGGTTCTACAGGCGGTGACACCCTGGTTGCGGATACTTCGACGACAGATACTACGGTTGTGGATCCGTCTGAAAAGGATTCGTCTAACGTGGAGTCTATCGGACAGTCCGCAGGACGGGTGGTTGCCAAACCGCTGAACGTAATGCTAACTTCAAGATCTTTTGATGTGATGGGTAGGTCTGTAAAGAAGAACCGCAAACAGGAAAAGTTCCGTATAGTATTCTGA
- a CDS encoding HD family phosphohydrolase encodes MTKKQLKIHLIIGWVLVVATAIFLFPDKNIALQAERPRLGQVSPRTIVAPINFEVPKSQQEIESEKARAADKVNAIFEFNNDETNRVYEDLKVFLHKLAQYGSLQAQISQASSSEGGDSTVQVKVVQASRVYEIVKQRISTSAIKPLSQNAKARDSLLSVFNQILQKGISNTLLASSETAAQLYKDNYNLQDLKSIIYSKPNITLLKNNETSTVEVANIQPLRRRIDEAFAQLQMSFPNEQGLLSAFYETLFVFMMPNVFYLEKETMASREEARNKVTLIKGMVPRGMEIVTQGAPITKEILEKIDALQQAQQKEENSKTFTAIYGNALVFVIIITMFFLFFLNIPSRTMFKDARQLWSFTSLVLLQLVAFWIVHNLSGTLNRSELTILPENFDFMWLYPFALSPVMATVLFDRRLGFAFSAFSALIFGVLNGYDLAAAICAFSVTFGATYPLARMRYRVQFVWGILSGVIAMAAAICVIFLLRNRLSFEAFYQNMIVGGMNVIICSSLASVLLIHLIERVFGITTVLTLMEMSDFNRPALKRISEIAPGTFHHSIQVSNLAEKVANSIGANSLLVRVMALYHDIGKTMRPEYFTENQKQGVNPHNNIDPAQSVKIIVEHVEQGASLAKEYNIPDLVAAGIREHHGSSEIKFFYHKAKELAAESGAQVNIKDYSYKGPKPQSKETAILMLADIIEATSRSMTDTSPEALTAMIHNTIEGRFMEGQFNECNLSVKELFKLEQAFLTSLDGTYHTRVKYPGQK; translated from the coding sequence ATGACGAAAAAGCAGCTGAAAATTCACCTTATTATCGGTTGGGTTCTCGTTGTAGCCACCGCCATTTTCCTCTTCCCCGACAAGAACATCGCCCTCCAGGCAGAACGTCCCCGTCTGGGTCAGGTTAGCCCCCGCACCATTGTGGCACCTATCAATTTCGAAGTGCCTAAGTCCCAGCAGGAAATTGAATCCGAAAAGGCTCGTGCAGCAGACAAAGTAAACGCCATTTTCGAGTTCAACAACGACGAAACCAACCGCGTGTACGAAGACCTGAAGGTGTTCCTGCACAAGTTGGCTCAGTACGGTTCCCTCCAGGCCCAGATTTCCCAGGCCAGTTCTTCCGAGGGTGGCGATTCCACCGTGCAGGTCAAGGTGGTTCAGGCATCCCGTGTCTATGAAATCGTAAAGCAGAGAATTTCCACTTCTGCCATCAAGCCCTTGAGCCAGAACGCCAAGGCCCGCGATTCCTTGCTTTCTGTGTTCAATCAGATTCTGCAGAAGGGTATTTCCAACACTTTGTTGGCAAGCTCCGAAACTGCAGCCCAGCTCTATAAGGACAATTACAATCTGCAGGATCTCAAGAGCATTATCTACAGCAAGCCCAACATCACCTTGCTCAAGAATAATGAAACATCCACCGTAGAAGTGGCGAACATTCAGCCTCTCCGCCGCCGCATCGACGAAGCATTCGCCCAGCTGCAAATGAGTTTCCCCAATGAACAGGGGCTCCTTAGCGCCTTCTATGAAACGTTGTTTGTTTTCATGATGCCCAACGTTTTCTATCTAGAAAAAGAAACTATGGCCAGCCGCGAAGAAGCTCGCAACAAGGTGACCCTCATTAAGGGCATGGTTCCCCGCGGCATGGAAATCGTGACTCAGGGCGCTCCCATTACCAAGGAAATTCTTGAAAAGATTGACGCACTTCAGCAGGCTCAACAGAAGGAAGAAAATTCCAAGACCTTTACCGCTATTTACGGTAACGCCTTGGTGTTTGTCATCATCATCACCATGTTCTTCCTGTTCTTCCTGAATATTCCCTCCCGCACCATGTTCAAGGACGCCCGCCAGCTTTGGAGTTTCACCTCGCTGGTCCTTCTGCAGCTGGTCGCTTTCTGGATTGTCCACAATCTTTCTGGAACGTTGAACCGGTCTGAATTGACTATCTTGCCCGAAAATTTTGACTTCATGTGGTTGTACCCGTTTGCATTGTCTCCTGTTATGGCGACCGTGCTTTTTGACCGCCGTCTGGGATTTGCCTTCAGCGCATTCTCGGCTCTTATTTTTGGTGTGCTGAACGGTTATGACCTTGCTGCTGCCATTTGCGCCTTCAGCGTGACCTTTGGCGCTACCTACCCTCTTGCTAGAATGCGCTATCGCGTTCAGTTTGTGTGGGGTATCCTTTCTGGCGTTATTGCCATGGCTGCAGCAATCTGCGTCATCTTCCTCCTGCGTAACCGTCTTTCCTTTGAAGCCTTCTACCAGAACATGATTGTCGGCGGCATGAACGTGATCATCTGTTCTTCCTTGGCCTCGGTGCTTTTGATCCATTTGATTGAACGAGTCTTTGGTATTACGACGGTTTTGACGCTTATGGAAATGTCTGACTTTAATCGTCCCGCATTAAAGCGCATCTCTGAAATCGCACCGGGTACGTTCCACCACAGCATTCAGGTTTCTAACCTGGCCGAAAAGGTTGCCAATAGTATCGGCGCAAATTCTCTGTTGGTCCGCGTCATGGCTCTTTACCACGATATCGGAAAAACCATGCGCCCTGAATACTTTACCGAAAATCAGAAGCAAGGTGTGAATCCCCATAACAACATTGACCCGGCTCAATCTGTTAAGATTATCGTGGAGCATGTGGAACAGGGTGCTAGCCTTGCCAAGGAATACAATATTCCTGACTTGGTGGCTGCCGGTATTCGCGAACACCACGGATCCTCTGAAATCAAGTTCTTCTACCACAAGGCGAAGGAACTGGCTGCAGAAAGTGGAGCGCAGGTCAACATCAAGGATTACAGCTACAAGGGTCCCAAGCCCCAGAGCAAGGAAACCGCAATCCTTATGCTGGCAGACATCATCGAAGCAACCAGCCGATCTATGACTGATACCTCCCCCGAAGCTCTGACCGCCATGATTCATAACACCATCGAAGGTCGATTCATGGAAGGTCAGTTCAACGAATGTAACTTGTCTGTGAAGGAACTGTTCAAGCTGGAACAGGCTTTCCTCACCAGCCTCGACGGAACATACCACACCCGAGTCAAGTATCCGGGACAGAAGTAG
- a CDS encoding PhoH family protein produces MSEIKRYSLSDDLKRTISGENEAVFRLLESRFSVEIQTRLPGLTIIAKDLDEHGKPVQGDIAGVFAVLDQLKMAARNGGAIGARQVERLLGPVELGEPMDNSIPSTPVFRNRFGVSVFAKTQAQAELVKAVEHNDVIFAKGPAGTGKTFLAVTLAVASLERHEAERICLVRPAVEAGESLGFLPGDLKEKIAPYLRPIHDSLAELLPAEKLRRYEETGAIEVAPLAYMRGRTLKRAFIILDEAQNTTPEQMKMFLTRLGPHSKAIITGDATQVDLAKGQKSGLVHAMDILKGIRGIAQVDFTATDVLRHHLVKDILLAYQQKER; encoded by the coding sequence ATGAGCGAAATCAAGCGCTATTCCCTATCTGATGACCTGAAACGTACGATTTCAGGCGAGAATGAAGCGGTTTTCCGATTACTGGAGAGCCGTTTTTCTGTTGAGATACAGACCCGCCTGCCGGGGCTGACTATTATCGCCAAGGATCTGGATGAACACGGCAAGCCTGTACAGGGCGACATTGCCGGTGTTTTTGCCGTACTGGACCAGCTGAAGATGGCTGCCCGAAATGGCGGTGCAATCGGAGCTAGACAGGTGGAACGTCTTCTGGGACCCGTCGAACTGGGCGAACCTATGGACAATTCCATCCCCAGCACCCCCGTCTTCCGAAATCGCTTCGGTGTTTCCGTGTTTGCAAAGACCCAGGCTCAGGCCGAACTGGTGAAGGCGGTCGAACATAACGACGTCATTTTCGCCAAGGGGCCCGCTGGTACCGGCAAGACTTTCCTGGCTGTCACTCTGGCAGTGGCAAGCCTTGAACGCCATGAAGCCGAGCGCATCTGCCTGGTGCGCCCCGCCGTAGAAGCAGGTGAATCCTTGGGCTTTTTACCTGGCGACCTTAAAGAAAAGATTGCCCCGTATCTGCGCCCCATTCACGATAGTCTGGCCGAACTGCTCCCCGCAGAAAAGCTTCGCCGTTACGAAGAAACAGGCGCTATTGAAGTGGCTCCCCTCGCCTACATGCGCGGTCGAACCCTCAAGCGAGCCTTCATCATTCTTGATGAGGCCCAGAATACCACTCCCGAACAAATGAAGATGTTCCTGACCCGTCTGGGCCCTCACAGTAAGGCGATTATTACTGGCGATGCCACCCAGGTCGACTTGGCCAAGGGGCAAAAGTCAGGGTTGGTTCACGCTATGGATATTCTCAAGGGAATCCGGGGAATCGCTCAGGTTGACTTTACCGCCACCGACGTCCTTCGCCATCACCTTGTAAAAGACATCCTCCTCGCCTATCAGCAAAAAGAACGCTAA
- a CDS encoding aminopeptidase P family protein: protein MSLNEKKSVCDPYSQVFISSKDYNSRNLYKKRREAMLRELDSFCVIAGMPMEPGGEEAFVQTWNKMIQEPAFLYLTGINQAGCYLLLDPRDGAEILFVPEKDPFKEFWNGKRLGYVEGDRDVQKVTGFKDVRPLDELWDTVVERARKKPNPGFAYAFYFEKWPDDHNDQFRKEMKKALASESLKGFKLKSAASLHWKLRLPLEKERISDACVAQNITDQAFRAVLGQMSSLKNERQLGLLLDYEMQKRSDGDLAFPTIVAGGANACCLHYVKKDEPLQDGDLVLLDFGIRYNSLHSDLSRTLPVNGKFNPLQKMLYEIVLDAQTEYQKSVRPGVSLKEIGNIPWDFIMDALDERLVKGAKGKFKLLYDRRPHGVSHFIGEQIHEGEPGTRSLEVVLEPGMLISCEPGLYGEFWANIGGKKFHEKIGIRIEDDLLITEKGFRNLSENIPKTVKDLESLIK from the coding sequence ATGTCTTTAAACGAAAAAAAATCTGTTTGCGACCCTTATTCCCAAGTTTTTATATCCTCTAAGGACTACAATTCCAGAAACCTTTACAAAAAACGCCGGGAGGCCATGCTCAGGGAACTGGATTCCTTCTGCGTTATCGCCGGAATGCCCATGGAACCGGGTGGCGAAGAAGCCTTTGTGCAAACCTGGAACAAGATGATCCAGGAACCCGCCTTCCTTTACTTGACCGGAATCAACCAGGCCGGGTGCTATCTGCTGCTTGACCCCAGGGACGGGGCCGAAATCCTGTTCGTACCTGAAAAGGATCCTTTCAAGGAATTCTGGAACGGCAAACGTCTCGGCTATGTGGAAGGGGACCGCGATGTGCAGAAGGTGACCGGTTTCAAGGACGTTCGCCCCCTGGATGAACTTTGGGATACGGTGGTGGAGCGAGCCCGCAAGAAACCCAATCCCGGTTTCGCCTATGCGTTCTATTTTGAAAAGTGGCCCGATGACCATAACGACCAGTTCCGAAAGGAGATGAAGAAGGCCCTGGCCAGCGAGAGTTTGAAGGGATTTAAGCTGAAGAGTGCCGCTAGCCTTCACTGGAAACTGAGACTGCCTCTGGAAAAGGAACGCATTTCTGATGCCTGCGTGGCCCAGAACATTACGGACCAGGCATTCCGCGCAGTGCTAGGCCAGATGTCTAGCTTGAAGAATGAACGTCAGCTGGGCCTTTTGCTGGACTATGAGATGCAAAAACGTAGCGACGGTGATTTGGCTTTCCCGACCATTGTGGCCGGTGGCGCAAATGCCTGCTGCCTCCACTATGTCAAGAAGGATGAACCGCTGCAGGATGGCGACCTGGTGCTCCTGGATTTCGGAATCCGCTACAATTCCCTGCATAGTGACTTGAGTCGCACCCTTCCTGTTAACGGCAAGTTCAACCCGTTGCAGAAAATGTTGTACGAAATCGTACTGGACGCCCAGACGGAATACCAGAAGTCGGTACGCCCCGGCGTAAGCCTCAAGGAAATCGGAAATATTCCCTGGGATTTCATCATGGATGCTCTGGATGAACGTCTTGTGAAAGGCGCAAAGGGCAAGTTCAAGTTGCTTTATGACCGCCGCCCCCATGGGGTAAGCCATTTTATCGGCGAACAGATCCATGAAGGTGAACCGGGTACCCGTTCCCTGGAAGTGGTGCTGGAACCGGGGATGCTGATTTCTTGCGAACCTGGCCTTTATGGCGAATTTTGGGCAAATATCGGAGGAAAGAAGTTCCACGAGAAGATCGGTATACGCATCGAAGACGACCTGCTGATTACAGAAAAGGGCTTCCGTAACCTTTCTGAAAATATCCCCAAAACTGTAAAGGATTTGGAATCCCTCATTAAATAG